The Leptospira venezuelensis genome contains a region encoding:
- a CDS encoding FcpA-related putative periplasmic flagellar protein, with product MKLVKLPCLRTLILLILIPSSSYLFPQEDPHDRPKKLEILIPESAKDGPWSDDPNEFKDIDFLGDFSEGNSKQALEKTEEYFSAALDGFRKVSDNIKAKREKEEGKILDSERFPWQRKTRLENAERVWNRELTKARLDSVKNLSLAMKNLDKIANPNIRKSESFLELQAGVFREFIKHQYALKNFNQSAEFLEKYISLDPKFNDEAEPHRILSHCYERLYLSAKKSGHPEGMDFYKDRRKKHGILYAEKAYGRNSYEFKKVLELFARE from the coding sequence ATGAAACTCGTTAAGCTTCCATGCTTAAGAACTTTGATTCTATTGATATTGATCCCCTCTTCTTCTTATCTGTTTCCCCAAGAAGATCCCCACGATCGCCCCAAGAAGCTGGAGATATTGATCCCTGAATCTGCAAAAGATGGTCCTTGGAGCGACGATCCGAACGAATTTAAGGACATCGATTTCTTGGGAGATTTTTCAGAAGGAAATTCAAAACAAGCTTTAGAAAAGACCGAAGAGTATTTCTCTGCTGCATTGGATGGTTTCAGAAAAGTTTCGGATAATATTAAAGCCAAGAGAGAAAAAGAAGAAGGCAAGATTCTTGATTCTGAAAGATTTCCATGGCAAAGAAAGACTCGATTAGAAAATGCAGAAAGGGTCTGGAATAGAGAATTGACCAAAGCAAGACTTGATTCGGTTAAAAATCTTTCACTTGCTATGAAAAATCTAGATAAGATAGCAAACCCAAACATTAGAAAATCTGAATCTTTTCTCGAATTACAAGCCGGAGTTTTTAGAGAATTTATAAAGCATCAATACGCTCTTAAAAACTTCAACCAATCAGCAGAGTTCTTGGAGAAGTATATCTCATTAGATCCAAAATTTAACGACGAAGCGGAACCTCATCGAATTCTATCTCATTGTTACGAGAGACTCTACCTTTCAGCTAAAAAATCTGGTCATCCAGAAGGTATGGACTTTTATAAGGATAGAAGAAAGAAACATGGGATCTTATACGCTGAAAAAGCATATGGTAGGAACTCCTACGAATTCAAAAAAGTTTTAGAATTATTTGCAAGAGAGTAA
- a CDS encoding methylglyoxal synthase — MQSPEVPKTKRIVLIAHDNKKEDLVEWVQLHKDILSKHHLYATGTTGKIVHEKTDLPVHRFLSGPLGGDQQIGAKIVDGEIDVVIFFWDPLTAQPHDPDVKALLRIAVLYNIPIANNRRSADYLISSDLLASSYKKTTIDYNTGLPIY, encoded by the coding sequence ATGCAAAGTCCGGAAGTGCCGAAAACGAAACGTATCGTGCTTATCGCACATGATAATAAAAAAGAAGATTTAGTGGAATGGGTGCAGCTCCATAAGGATATATTATCCAAACATCACCTTTATGCTACTGGTACTACAGGAAAAATAGTCCATGAGAAAACGGACCTGCCAGTTCATAGATTCCTATCCGGACCACTCGGAGGAGACCAGCAGATTGGGGCGAAAATCGTAGATGGAGAGATCGACGTAGTTATCTTCTTTTGGGACCCGCTGACTGCTCAGCCTCATGATCCGGATGTTAAAGCTCTTCTGAGAATTGCAGTACTTTATAATATTCCAATTGCGAATAATAGAAGGTCAGCTGATTATTTAATCTCTTCTGACCTTCTTGCAAGTTCTTATAAAAAGACCACCATTGATTATAATACGGGACTTCCGATTTACTAA
- a CDS encoding TonB-dependent receptor, with protein MKSILYKLNLLPVFIGLFLPFSEVFSLDVNVRGILKDSEGRPVSGAKLFLTENKFVSRSGKDGGFEFQHVSPGNYTLVVSAPNYELKTERFEVKDLDKILDIVLKPSLLEGIAINVTAKTLASDFLSTPQPTTVLEGRQLQRMRGQNVMSALENTPGTATLTTGAGTSKPVIRGLTGQRVLVMTDGVRQEEQQFGDDHTVDLDAFNVDKMEIVRGPGSVLYGSDALGGVINVIRSKAPTAKDGAPLLGGTISTNSFTNNKQDAGAISLFGYHKDTNFGYRVQTDTRKAGRISTPKGTLPNTGFHERNVNASLGTDGSWGNFYVDSFQRYQEQDLYDNPNESPGASAYQTVLHQKTHVHAFFILPFVNVELDAAYQRNNRREIEDKNRYMPIKDTLLDPSIDSFTKAASAYQVTKYDYKQGLNLSLDTTTADAKIHHKEWKGLKGTAGISGMQQRSNTIGTEPLIPGYGLSNIGFFLFEEWKLGDFSFSAGARTDKRSMDIRANADLGNLEQTRNYSASTGTLGTVWRFAKDFSLALNAGRGFRAPTPFELFANGVHEGSGRFEIGKDSLRPETSLNYDASVRFANDKFQAELSVFRNKIDNYIYSVSAGALDSDSGLPVYRYRQDAAKLEGGEFSFQAQATSWLVLTGGIDILRATIQKNIPPEIALNPGGTDPNSVYSDIRNKYLPRMTPNRARFGLRLTTDKLFGISKPYFSLNGTFVQSQYKVDKLETPTQGYNLYDLGFGGEIPGLTNGTESATFDVAVLNIFDKEYVNHLSRYKEYALNPGTNITFKTTIPFTLITE; from the coding sequence ATGAAAAGTATTTTATATAAACTTAATTTATTACCTGTTTTTATTGGCTTATTTTTGCCTTTTTCAGAAGTTTTTTCCCTGGATGTAAATGTCCGAGGAATCCTTAAAGATTCAGAAGGACGTCCCGTTTCGGGTGCCAAACTTTTCCTTACGGAAAACAAGTTCGTGTCCAGATCAGGCAAGGATGGTGGTTTCGAATTCCAACACGTTTCTCCTGGGAACTACACGTTAGTAGTCTCTGCTCCAAACTATGAATTGAAAACGGAAAGATTCGAAGTGAAAGACTTGGACAAAATTTTAGATATCGTTTTAAAACCATCTCTCTTAGAAGGTATAGCAATCAATGTTACTGCCAAGACCTTAGCTTCTGATTTTTTATCAACTCCACAACCAACAACGGTTTTAGAAGGGAGACAATTACAAAGAATGAGGGGACAGAACGTTATGTCCGCCTTAGAAAACACTCCGGGAACTGCGACATTAACTACCGGTGCGGGAACTTCTAAACCTGTGATCCGAGGTTTAACAGGCCAAAGAGTTTTGGTGATGACCGATGGAGTAAGGCAAGAAGAACAACAATTCGGCGACGATCATACTGTGGACTTAGATGCATTTAACGTGGATAAAATGGAAATTGTCAGAGGTCCTGGATCGGTTCTTTACGGTTCCGATGCTCTAGGAGGTGTGATAAATGTAATTCGCTCCAAAGCACCTACTGCAAAGGATGGTGCTCCCCTTTTAGGAGGGACGATTTCCACGAATAGTTTCACTAATAATAAACAAGACGCAGGAGCTATCTCTCTCTTCGGTTATCATAAGGATACCAACTTTGGTTATAGAGTGCAAACTGATACTCGTAAGGCTGGCAGGATCAGTACTCCAAAAGGAACTCTACCTAATACCGGCTTTCATGAAAGAAACGTAAATGCTTCTTTAGGGACGGATGGTTCTTGGGGAAACTTCTACGTGGATTCCTTCCAAAGATACCAAGAACAAGACTTATATGATAATCCAAATGAATCTCCCGGAGCAAGCGCCTACCAAACAGTTCTTCATCAGAAAACTCATGTGCACGCATTCTTCATTCTCCCTTTCGTGAATGTTGAATTGGATGCAGCCTATCAAAGAAACAATCGTAGAGAAATTGAAGATAAAAATAGATATATGCCTATCAAGGACACTCTATTGGATCCTTCTATCGATTCTTTTACCAAGGCAGCTTCTGCTTATCAAGTGACTAAATATGATTATAAGCAAGGTCTAAATCTCTCCTTAGATACCACGACAGCCGATGCAAAAATACACCATAAAGAATGGAAAGGTCTAAAAGGCACAGCTGGCATTTCCGGTATGCAGCAAAGAAGTAATACGATCGGAACTGAACCTTTAATTCCAGGTTACGGTCTGAGCAATATTGGATTTTTCTTATTTGAAGAATGGAAACTAGGAGACTTCAGTTTTTCTGCGGGAGCTCGAACTGATAAAAGAAGTATGGATATACGAGCCAACGCTGACCTAGGAAATCTGGAACAAACCAGAAATTATTCTGCTAGTACTGGAACTCTCGGAACTGTTTGGAGATTCGCAAAAGATTTCTCTTTGGCTCTGAATGCAGGCAGAGGCTTTAGGGCTCCGACTCCATTCGAATTATTCGCCAACGGAGTTCATGAAGGAAGCGGCAGATTCGAGATCGGTAAAGATAGCTTAAGACCTGAAACTTCTCTGAACTATGATGCTTCTGTACGTTTTGCTAATGATAAGTTCCAAGCAGAGCTTAGCGTTTTCAGAAATAAGATAGATAATTATATTTATTCCGTAAGTGCTGGCGCGCTTGATTCCGATTCAGGCCTTCCTGTTTACAGATACAGACAAGATGCTGCAAAGTTAGAAGGTGGAGAATTCAGTTTTCAAGCTCAGGCCACTTCCTGGTTAGTGCTCACTGGTGGTATCGATATCCTCAGAGCGACCATCCAAAAAAATATTCCTCCGGAAATCGCTCTGAATCCAGGCGGGACAGATCCTAATTCAGTATATTCTGATATTCGAAATAAATATCTTCCGAGAATGACTCCGAATCGTGCACGTTTCGGACTTAGACTCACTACGGATAAACTTTTCGGAATTTCAAAACCCTATTTTTCCCTAAACGGCACTTTTGTTCAGTCCCAGTATAAAGTGGATAAATTGGAAACGCCGACCCAAGGTTATAATTTATATGATCTTGGTTTTGGTGGAGAAATTCCCGGACTAACGAATGGAACTGAATCTGCAACTTTCGACGTTGCTGTTTTGAATATTTTCGACAAGGAATATGTTAATCACCTAAGTCGTTATAAAGAATACGCCTTAAATCCAGGGACTAATATCACTTTTAAAACTACTATCCCGTTTACCTTAATCACTGAATGA
- a CDS encoding SRPBCC family protein produces MIFICRSEFDCKVSELFGFHAGPDGFASLVGSSKRAEVISFPSSLEPGSKAVVRVKIFPGISFQWIALHTELDPQKRFVDIQESGPFAKFQHEHIFIQTEKNTSILEDRITCIPPWYVNHSLFEFLLEKIMKNEFHTRHRITAKQIGCQYRTEFSGRVKGPPP; encoded by the coding sequence GTGATATTCATCTGTCGTTCTGAATTCGATTGTAAGGTTTCCGAGTTATTTGGATTTCATGCTGGTCCAGATGGATTTGCCTCTCTCGTAGGCTCCTCTAAAAGAGCTGAAGTCATTTCCTTTCCCTCATCTTTGGAACCAGGCTCAAAAGCTGTTGTAAGAGTGAAAATTTTTCCAGGAATTTCTTTTCAATGGATAGCTTTACATACTGAGCTAGATCCACAAAAACGTTTCGTTGATATCCAGGAATCCGGACCTTTCGCGAAATTTCAGCATGAACATATTTTTATCCAGACCGAGAAAAATACTTCGATCTTGGAAGATAGGATCACTTGTATTCCTCCTTGGTATGTGAATCACAGTTTGTTTGAATTCCTACTTGAGAAAATCATGAAGAATGAATTTCATACTCGGCATAGAATTACTGCAAAACAAATAGGATGCCAATACAGGACCGAGTTCAGTGGGAGAGTAAAAGGGCCCCCACCCTGA
- a CDS encoding tetratricopeptide repeat protein: MIFGSKISNKHLNLKFLFRKFAILFVLCFSLSIFSKQTIDWIKEGEGALASRNYPAAYDSFREAVNLNPLSVRSRLGLADAALKLHKEKEALQSLDKVLELEPKNKKAVREKAITLAKLGRYEEAFLILKPFLEEDRYDSDLFPIYIEVQLASGKTQKASFEFHSAYSRIPKNKEVKTLEAKVEAFDGNFTKAASLRNQLEAESSDDPGIFLESGKFLLIWAEKSTGSKRDSKIAEAAEKFERSVSLHPNEEEALKLLAKTRIYFGRYQEAEEYLNRLLGLFPNSTEYLYLRSYSRLKKDPASKEARTDLEKLISLDDLDPIARNRSELYALENLPEGNSLRRTLGEYRLQRYRANKNAFLYDLAWYHLIRAKELLPNRPEILVLTLEEYKRRGFFPSYFNLLLLLRDKFPDNKKYGYSVENNLEGFKTSLSYREGLVKIGEFGIQEDYGRTPPEVLVFDPDGEDFLAKHTDLPALAGKVLRHFLNSDPRIRSIDLDNIRKSESLESEPYSGAIHKTERNYSSIKNSRGENIRFVVSGKISFQDNNLRLEWSLRDHKEEKILGKFRIYAKGRDALAEATLRARDKILALIPASGKVHRVKEDSLIVNAGTIDGLKKGTTVYFFNSATQLGEGTVTEADLYTAKVVPKNQDAVLRNIAVGNKAYWKKTESPSTN, from the coding sequence ATGATATTCGGATCCAAAATCTCAAATAAACATCTAAACTTGAAATTTCTTTTTAGGAAGTTTGCGATTCTTTTTGTTTTATGTTTTTCCTTATCAATTTTCTCCAAACAAACTATAGATTGGATCAAAGAAGGAGAAGGCGCGTTAGCTTCCAGAAATTATCCTGCTGCTTATGATTCCTTTAGAGAAGCAGTAAACTTAAATCCACTTTCCGTGCGTTCCAGATTAGGACTTGCAGATGCCGCATTAAAACTTCATAAAGAAAAAGAAGCATTACAATCGTTGGATAAGGTTCTCGAGTTAGAACCGAAAAATAAAAAAGCGGTCCGCGAGAAAGCAATTACACTCGCAAAATTAGGCCGCTATGAAGAAGCATTTTTAATCTTAAAACCTTTCTTAGAAGAAGACAGATACGATTCTGATTTATTTCCAATCTATATAGAAGTACAACTAGCTTCCGGGAAAACCCAGAAAGCAAGTTTCGAATTCCATTCCGCCTACTCCAGAATTCCTAAAAACAAAGAAGTAAAAACCTTGGAGGCAAAGGTAGAAGCTTTCGACGGCAATTTCACAAAAGCTGCGTCGCTTAGAAATCAATTGGAAGCAGAAAGCTCCGATGATCCAGGGATATTCTTAGAGTCGGGAAAATTTTTATTAATCTGGGCAGAAAAATCCACAGGAAGTAAACGCGATTCTAAAATTGCGGAAGCTGCTGAGAAATTCGAAAGATCCGTATCTTTACATCCTAACGAAGAAGAAGCACTTAAACTTTTAGCAAAGACTCGGATCTACTTCGGAAGATACCAAGAAGCAGAAGAATATCTAAATCGTTTATTAGGCCTGTTCCCAAATTCAACGGAATATTTATACCTACGCTCCTATTCAAGATTGAAAAAAGATCCTGCTTCCAAAGAGGCCCGAACTGATTTAGAAAAATTAATCTCCTTGGATGATCTTGATCCGATCGCAAGAAATCGCTCAGAATTATACGCGTTGGAGAACCTACCAGAAGGTAATTCACTCAGAAGAACCTTGGGAGAATATAGGCTCCAAAGATATAGAGCGAATAAAAATGCATTCTTATATGATTTAGCCTGGTACCATTTAATCCGAGCCAAAGAACTTCTCCCCAACCGCCCAGAAATCTTAGTCCTTACATTAGAAGAATATAAAAGAAGAGGTTTTTTCCCAAGCTACTTTAACTTACTTCTACTTTTAAGAGATAAATTCCCTGATAATAAGAAATACGGTTATTCCGTAGAGAATAACTTAGAAGGCTTTAAGACCTCCTTAAGCTATCGAGAGGGATTAGTAAAAATTGGAGAGTTCGGTATCCAGGAAGATTACGGCAGGACTCCACCTGAAGTCCTTGTGTTCGATCCAGATGGAGAAGATTTCTTAGCAAAACATACAGATCTTCCCGCGTTAGCCGGAAAAGTTCTTCGCCATTTCTTGAATTCTGATCCAAGAATTCGCAGTATCGATCTAGATAATATTAGAAAATCCGAAAGTTTAGAGTCGGAACCCTATTCAGGAGCCATTCACAAAACGGAAAGAAACTATTCTTCTATCAAGAATTCGAGAGGAGAAAACATTCGTTTCGTTGTTAGTGGAAAAATTTCCTTTCAAGACAATAACTTACGCTTGGAATGGAGCCTCAGGGATCATAAAGAAGAGAAAATTTTAGGGAAGTTTAGGATCTACGCAAAAGGTAGAGATGCTCTCGCAGAAGCTACCTTACGAGCAAGAGATAAGATCTTAGCATTAATCCCTGCAAGCGGGAAAGTGCATAGAGTAAAAGAAGACTCGCTGATTGTAAACGCAGGTACTATCGACGGACTCAAAAAAGGAACTACTGTTTACTTCTTTAACTCAGCAACCCAATTAGGCGAAGGAACAGTAACCGAAGCTGATCTTTATACGGCCAAAGTTGTCCCGAAAAATCAAGACGCTGTTTTAAGAAATATCGCAGTCGGAAATAAAGCCTATTGGAAAAAGACGGAAAGCCCATCTACCAATTGA
- a CDS encoding 6-bladed beta-propeller, which produces MGRRTQTRLFVLVLLLGILTQSGWSEPLPNFGLKEKEAKTFFKRGLAYYNKGEFAAARENFVRSLSIKPDFVHPKFFLSEAYYLSGDWQESLSELEQLESSNKLNLISKNRLDALRYRLGGGNRKDNLEYYKSIFGDDLRRFRFRNPADLAVDEEGYLYVVSFDTANVVKFDANGFPVENFKGSFGRNLEGPVGISIRGKSIFIADYAGDKIYEFDTRGTYLNRFGSTGKDPGSFHGPAGLYFTKEGFLYVSDMGNNRIQKLSRTGEALQEIGVGILKQPAGIKVNNRGEIFVADRGNKRIVVFDHEGNFLKEINNPSFKRPRNLSIKDNKLVVADETAGLFIYDSVSKNWSGFDNFKDSKNTVRNFDQAFSVTFDYTGSMFVADFNRHRIESFSPKGQLSSNLDLIVERTISSDYPDISLVLHAKDRHGVPVKAIPRDSFRIYEMDNLSPLIGLTDMKKYNNRVSVSIIAENSQIVSESYATIEKAIRPFLSEIRVDDKIQLLRSGRDTQIAYPFGKSMYDILKALRSFVPEEESQIGKSLQRGITDLLDSLGPRAIVAIVSGKDSKAAFTQFSPTKIIRFAVAHDIPIYFLCLGENGESVSVYKEIAEKTGGKFLTIPSGGTEKNLRSWIDSKKDRRYLLSFKSRINPDEMDVYVPVVVEAIFRNSNGKAETGFFTP; this is translated from the coding sequence ATGGGGAGACGTACGCAAACAAGACTTTTTGTTTTAGTCCTACTCTTAGGAATTCTTACCCAATCCGGATGGTCCGAGCCCCTACCCAATTTCGGACTAAAAGAAAAAGAAGCCAAAACATTCTTCAAGCGAGGCCTTGCTTATTATAATAAGGGAGAATTCGCAGCGGCGAGAGAAAATTTCGTCCGGTCTCTTTCCATCAAACCAGATTTCGTTCATCCTAAATTCTTTCTTTCGGAAGCATATTATTTGAGTGGCGACTGGCAGGAAAGTCTTTCCGAATTGGAACAATTAGAATCTTCTAATAAACTCAATTTGATCAGCAAGAATCGTTTAGACGCCCTTAGATATAGATTGGGCGGCGGAAATAGAAAGGATAATTTAGAATATTATAAATCAATTTTCGGAGATGACCTAAGAAGATTCCGTTTCAGAAACCCTGCAGACTTAGCAGTAGACGAAGAAGGATATCTTTACGTTGTAAGTTTCGATACAGCTAACGTAGTGAAATTTGATGCGAACGGTTTTCCAGTCGAAAATTTCAAAGGTTCTTTCGGAAGAAATTTAGAAGGACCAGTCGGGATAAGTATCCGCGGTAAATCAATCTTCATTGCAGATTATGCCGGAGATAAAATTTACGAATTCGATACTAGAGGTACTTACCTAAACCGTTTTGGTTCTACCGGAAAAGACCCTGGAAGTTTTCACGGACCAGCGGGACTTTATTTCACAAAAGAAGGATTTTTGTATGTTTCCGATATGGGCAATAATCGAATCCAAAAACTTTCCAGAACCGGAGAAGCTCTTCAAGAAATTGGTGTTGGCATATTAAAACAACCTGCAGGTATCAAGGTCAACAATCGTGGGGAAATTTTCGTAGCTGATCGAGGAAACAAAAGAATTGTCGTATTCGATCATGAAGGAAATTTTTTAAAAGAGATCAATAACCCTTCTTTCAAAAGGCCACGAAATCTTTCTATCAAAGATAATAAGTTAGTCGTCGCAGACGAAACCGCAGGGCTTTTTATTTATGATTCCGTTTCTAAAAATTGGTCAGGCTTTGATAACTTTAAGGATTCAAAAAATACAGTTCGAAATTTTGACCAAGCATTTTCAGTTACTTTTGATTATACTGGATCGATGTTTGTTGCTGATTTTAATAGACATCGAATCGAATCTTTTTCTCCGAAAGGACAACTCTCTTCCAACTTAGATCTGATTGTAGAAAGAACTATCAGTTCTGATTATCCTGATATCTCCTTAGTTCTTCATGCAAAAGACAGACATGGAGTTCCGGTAAAGGCAATCCCTCGGGATTCTTTCCGTATCTATGAGATGGATAATCTTTCTCCGTTGATCGGTTTGACAGATATGAAAAAGTATAATAATCGAGTGAGCGTTTCTATCATTGCAGAAAACTCTCAAATCGTATCTGAATCTTATGCTACAATCGAGAAAGCAATCCGTCCGTTTTTGTCAGAGATCAGAGTAGACGATAAAATCCAACTTCTCCGTTCGGGAAGAGACACTCAAATCGCCTACCCTTTCGGAAAAAGTATGTATGATATTCTGAAAGCGTTACGCTCTTTTGTTCCGGAAGAAGAATCTCAGATTGGAAAATCTCTCCAAAGAGGGATCACGGATCTATTAGATAGTTTAGGTCCAAGAGCAATCGTTGCAATCGTTTCCGGAAAAGATTCTAAAGCAGCTTTCACACAATTTTCTCCTACAAAGATCATTCGTTTCGCCGTTGCTCATGATATCCCAATCTACTTCCTATGTTTAGGAGAAAATGGAGAATCAGTTTCTGTATATAAAGAGATCGCGGAAAAAACGGGAGGAAAATTTCTAACAATTCCTTCCGGTGGAACTGAGAAGAATCTAAGAAGCTGGATAGATTCTAAAAAAGACAGAAGGTATCTTCTTTCTTTCAAAAGCAGAATAAATCCAGACGAAATGGATGTCTATGTCCCCGTTGTAGTAGAAGCTATTTTCAGAAACTCTAATGGAAAAGCGGAGACCGGGTTTTTTACACCATGA
- a CDS encoding histone deacetylase, producing MKLGYAYDDTFLLHDTGTFHPESPQRLESILNRLHKTSYFKDLHWIKPNRLPLELIESVHNHRHRERFSVIQGKRGSFDGDTPYSESSFDAALLAAGSGVDLVNKIRSNEIESGIALVRPPGHHAETGRSMGFCLLNNIAITAGYLLTQGTERVYILDWDVHHGNGTQEIFYDSDKVFFTSLHQYPYYPGTGSVHEKGEGKGENFTLNIPLPMGSGDKEYLHYFQETVVPSILEFQPEYVLISAGFDGHRRDPLAGMNLSTHAFAEFTRLILSATKQIGAKTISFLEGGYDLDALAESVEAHVAVLAG from the coding sequence ATGAAACTCGGCTACGCCTATGACGATACGTTTTTATTGCATGATACCGGAACATTCCACCCCGAATCACCCCAAAGATTGGAATCCATACTCAATCGACTACATAAGACCTCCTACTTTAAGGACTTACATTGGATCAAACCTAACAGACTACCATTAGAATTGATCGAATCCGTACATAATCATAGACATAGAGAAAGATTTTCAGTCATTCAAGGCAAAAGAGGAAGTTTCGACGGAGACACACCCTATTCAGAATCCAGTTTTGATGCCGCACTTTTAGCGGCAGGAAGCGGAGTAGATCTCGTAAATAAAATAAGATCCAATGAAATAGAATCAGGGATCGCACTTGTAAGACCACCAGGACATCATGCAGAAACAGGAAGATCCATGGGTTTCTGTTTGCTGAATAATATTGCAATCACTGCAGGCTATCTACTTACCCAAGGAACAGAAAGAGTTTATATACTGGATTGGGATGTTCACCATGGAAACGGAACCCAAGAAATATTTTACGACTCAGACAAAGTATTCTTCACTTCACTTCACCAATATCCATATTATCCCGGAACAGGTTCAGTCCATGAAAAAGGAGAAGGCAAAGGAGAAAACTTTACATTAAACATCCCATTACCAATGGGTTCAGGGGATAAAGAATACTTACATTATTTCCAAGAAACAGTAGTTCCTTCCATATTGGAATTCCAACCTGAGTATGTATTAATTTCCGCTGGATTTGATGGACACAGACGAGATCCGTTAGCAGGTATGAACCTAAGCACACACGCATTCGCGGAATTCACACGACTCATATTATCCGCAACAAAACAGATCGGCGCCAAAACAATATCCTTCTTAGAAGGAGGCTATGACCTAGACGCTTTAGCCGAAAGTGTAGAAGCCCATGTAGCTGTCCTTGCGGGTTAA
- a CDS encoding putative glycoside hydrolase, with protein MRKPFSLFPILVLTAFPVCAEFTLPYPENSSKKEIPVLESSPNSKTKLQSASKEKEKKEIRLSSRNVSEESEKEAPKEKLKKFFTRPANKGSYGDRPKFYRGLYVNNSLISDKSRKNEWESLLKDASGYGVNVLVIDLQPKTPSPEEISRIKELGFYPVGRLVNFDGGLKTKYPSPERLNSILGYVRKACLSGFPEVQLDYIRYADVTDIDLSLKEKYSNISEIVTRIRGEANQCEKLPYLGADIFGRIPFNRDDQIGQKVENFAQLVDVIYPMLYPSHFYGQPGRIANPYQTVYDGLKNTRKRSLSTTKVVGWIQGFGMSLGPSGKSLKDYIKAQIEASVDSDSDGFVVWNIVGKYGDTFRAIEESIQSGKLKLED; from the coding sequence GTGCGCAAACCGTTTTCACTTTTTCCTATCTTAGTTCTTACCGCTTTTCCGGTCTGTGCAGAGTTCACTTTACCTTATCCAGAAAATTCGTCTAAGAAGGAAATTCCCGTTTTAGAATCTTCTCCAAATAGTAAAACCAAACTCCAATCAGCTTCTAAAGAGAAGGAGAAGAAGGAGATACGACTTTCTTCTAGAAACGTTTCAGAGGAAAGCGAAAAGGAAGCTCCTAAAGAGAAACTTAAAAAGTTTTTTACAAGACCTGCCAACAAGGGCAGCTATGGAGATCGCCCTAAATTCTATCGTGGCCTTTATGTGAATAATTCTTTGATCTCTGATAAGTCCCGAAAGAACGAATGGGAGTCTTTATTAAAAGATGCTTCAGGCTATGGGGTGAATGTTTTAGTGATCGATCTTCAGCCAAAAACTCCTTCTCCGGAAGAGATCTCTCGTATTAAGGAGTTAGGCTTTTATCCGGTGGGAAGGCTCGTTAATTTCGACGGTGGTCTCAAGACTAAGTATCCAAGTCCTGAAAGATTAAATTCTATTTTGGGTTATGTTAGAAAAGCATGTCTTTCCGGATTTCCGGAAGTTCAGCTGGATTATATTCGCTACGCGGATGTTACTGATATAGATCTTTCTTTGAAAGAAAAATATAGTAATATCAGCGAGATTGTAACTCGTATTCGCGGAGAAGCAAACCAATGTGAAAAGCTTCCATACTTAGGTGCGGATATCTTCGGTAGAATTCCTTTTAATAGAGACGATCAGATCGGGCAGAAGGTTGAAAACTTTGCCCAACTTGTAGATGTGATCTATCCCATGTTATATCCTTCGCATTTTTATGGCCAACCAGGTCGTATAGCAAATCCGTACCAAACTGTTTATGATGGATTGAAGAACACTAGAAAAAGATCCTTATCTACTACGAAAGTTGTTGGTTGGATCCAGGGTTTTGGAATGAGTCTTGGTCCTTCCGGCAAATCTTTAAAAGATTATATTAAGGCCCAGATAGAAGCAAGCGTCGACAGCGATAGTGATGGCTTTGTTGTCTGGAATATTGTAGGAAAATACGGAGATACTTTTAGAGCGATCGAGGAAAGTATCCAAAGCGGTAAGTTGAAGTTAGAGGATTGA